The bacterium genomic interval AAAAAAGCGCAGATATTTTTTCATCAACACCTACTCCTTTAACATCAAAAGCCTTTTGATACTCTTTTCTTGCGTTGTTAAACTGGTCTTCAACAATATAAATATCACCAATTTTTATGTATGTAACAGATCTCTGTCGAGGAGTTGCGGTTTCTAATTCAAAAACTTTTTGATACTCTTTTTTTGCCTCAACATATTTATCTTCTGAAAATAGAGAATCGCCATTCCTTATATATTCTGCAGGTCTATTTACTCCAATTTTATTTTCAACCTCTTTTACCATCTTTGCATCAAGTTTGCCTTTCCCTGTTTCCAAAAATAGTAGATAATATTCTTCTGCTTTTTCCTTATCTCCTGCCTTCCAAAAACTATCTCCAAAAAGTTTACACCGTTCTGCATAAGCAAGAACTATTTTTGAGGTTAACCTACCAACTTTTGGGTAGTTTTCTTCAACCCAGTCAAACATTTCGTCATACATTTGCCTTTCTTTTTCATAGTTACCTTCTCTGCTATAAAGATCTCCTACCTTTATTAGAGCAGGTTTTACTGTATTCCAAGCATTCACACCTACATCAACAATCTGCAAAAGGTATTCTCTGGCTTTATCATAATTTTTTTCTGTTAAATAGGTTTCAGCAATACTGTTAAGCAGAGATGTTCTGCTCCAACTATTCACATCTTCCACATTTAAAGCCCTAAGATAAAATTCACGCGCTTTATCATAATTTTTCTCGTTTCTATATATGCTACCTACCTTCCAATTAGCATCAAGTTTATCAACAAAAGTAAGCCCTCTCATTGATAAAACCTTCAAATATGCTTCCTCAGCTTTCCTGCTATCTTTTGCAAGCAAGTATGTATCACCAAGTTTAAATTGGGTAGCCACCTTAACAATGTCGCCCGCCAATTCCATATTTAATGTTTCTTCAAGAGACACTATTGCCTGAGGATAGTTTCTTTCTTGTAACCAGGTATCAGATATTTCTTGTTGAGCCCTAACCTTTACTGAATTAGATTCTTTCCCCATTTTTAAAATCTTACTAAGTTCACCTCTTGCTTTATCATACTCTTTTAACTTAATATAACTCTCAGAAATTTTAAATATAGTACTAAGTTTTGTTTCAATATCAGGGTTTTCTGCTCCAACAATACTGTTAAGGACTTCTATTTCTTGAGCAAAGTTTTTTTCGTTTTGGTAAGTTTCAGAAATTTTTAGAAGTACATCTAATCTCTCTTGTTTTTCTTTTGTTAAATCTAATCCCGTTAAATAATCCTGACGAGCTCCAGAAAAATCGTTCTTTTCAAATTTCTTATTCCCTTCTATCCACGCATCCTTAAAATTTAGCCAGGTTGAAGGCCTTTTATGTATCAATGAAATATCGTCAAAGTAAGCACCTGTGTTACTAGTAATAGCAAACTTCACAGAGTTAACTCGCATACCTCTACTCTCGTCTGGTATTTTTATTGTACCTGTATGTTTTGTCCATTCTGATTCTGTTTTTACGCTAAAAAAGCCAGAACCTGCAAACAATGTTTTAACTTTTTCGCCTATTGAATAATAGTATAGATAAACATCTATTGGCTTTTTGTTAGGGTCTTTAACATAAAGGCTTATCTCTATCTCATCACCTGCGGTAACACCAAATACAGAGTTTTGAGCAAAATGTCCTGCAACATATACACAGTTGTTACCGCTATAAGATTGTTTGCTATCGGTAATCAGTCGGTATTCAGGATTTGGCACTTTTATCCCTATATTAGGTCGCCACCCTTCAGGTAAAACGAGAGGTTCTTCATATTTCCAGCCAGCGCTCTGTAAAATCTTATGGTAACCTTCTTTTTCTGGCACTACATAAGTTTTTTCAAATCCAGGGTTAACCAACTCTGCTTTGACAGAAAAAACTGTAATAAAAATCAAAACACATACCAATAAAATAGATTTTTTTATTCCTTTCATATTGCCTCCCTTATTTCTATTTGCTATTTCAATAATACTAAATGATTATTTAAACTTAATAACTCCAGCGTTATCAACTCGCCAGATATGCGCTCCTGTGGCTACCCAAGCATACCATCCATCTCTCATACTACTACCAATATTAAACCTACAAGTTTTGTTATCTTTAAGTTCTATATTCAAAATAGAAAGAGGGAGCCTCCATTCCGCTGTCCAATGGCTGGTCTCTTTATCAATAACTACCGATTTATATTCTACCTGCTTTTTAATGTTACTTATTATATCGGTTGGTATATTAAATAGATTGTGCACAACAAATTTACCATCAGGTTTTCCAGTAAACACATATAACGGTCCAGTTGGCACACCTTCTTGCCACCACGCATCTTTACCTACAGCACCTTCAATAGTAAACTCATGAGCTGCATAAGAAATTTCTTTTGGTAAACCTTCCTTCCACCGGTCAGGCAGAGATTCTATACCAAGATATATATTCTCTTCATCGTAAGTTATCCACAAATAACTACCAGATTTTTCTCTCTTTATTCCCTTCTGATGTTCTTCCATAACCGATATCGCTCTATTTTTATCAAGTCCAAACCATTCTTCTTTATTAAGAGTGCCATCGATTTTTATAGGATTTACTCTTTTTACTACTTCATACTCTTGCTCCCTACTAACCCTTGCTAACGTTGGAAACTTTGAAGCCACATCTTCAACAGGTGTTTGCCATTCTGGTTTATAATACTTTCCTGCTGGAGATTTTTTTACTGGCCAAGTTACTCTCAACTCGTCTTTATACAACCCTATATCTTCAAAAGGTATAGAGTTATGCTCTATGTTCCCATAAACTGGTGAACCTGCTCTAATAGTAAAATCCAATGTTTCAGGGTTAATAAAAAACGGAGTAAAACTATCAATATTGTTACCGATAAAATTACCAGAATAAAGGTCGTCGTTAATATTCATAAACTTGCCACCTATATTTATATTTCTCAGTTGAGGATACATCACAGACCAAGGCGGTTGACGATACTTAATATTAGAAAGTATATTATTCTTCCAATACTTCACTCGTTCGGTAGTTTTTAAGACATATATCCTGTTACCAAATATTAGAGAGGTATTGTTATCAACAAAAATATTGTCCTCAATTCTTGAATCTGAACCATGAGTAAATACACCAGTTCCAGTACACCGATAAATAATATTACCAACAATCGTTTGCCCAGCATTTAGAGCATCTATATAAATTCCATTTATTCCAGGGTTAGGATAAGGTACTTCTGAAGAGTGTTCTGTTATGTGATGCAAGAAGTTATACCTAAGGATATTTCCTCTATTCATAAGATACCTTGGTTCTCCATAAATATATATAACTCCAGCATCTCTGGCTTCAGAAACAACATCGTATATCTCATTATACTCTACTATATGATTGTTGTAATCCATCAATATCGCTTGATGTGAACTGTCTGAAATAAGATTATGAGAAACCCTATTACCAATACCAAACAACCTAACAGCAGGTCTATATCCACCATCAAACCTGTTAAAACGTGTTATATGGTTATTCTCCACATAGTGCCTTGAAGGTATAAGTTTCTTCCAATTCCCTCCGTCAACCCGTACCCCTCCTTCACCAACATCACATATATCGCACCCAACCACTCCGTTACGCCAACCTTTTTCCAAAGAAAGCCCGTACTGCCCAACATTTCGTACCTTACACCCAGCAATCAGATTATCGTTACCTCCATTTATTGATATACCATTTCGCCAACCACCCTCAAATGTTAACCCATTAAATATTATATTTGTTGTTTCGTTTAGAGTTAACAATGCTTCATCAAGAATAGATACAATTATTTCTCGCCCTTCTATTATGTCTGGTGGGTAAAAATAGAGTTTACCTTCTTCTCTATCCACATAAAACTCGCCCGGCATAGATATTTCAGACAATAGATTATAAAATTTATATGGCACGTTGTTATATATAGGTATGCCATAATGAGGGTTCGCTTTTAAAAACCTTACATCTGGCGCTAAAAAGAGAGTCTTCTCTTCGAAATTTATTTCTGTTACTTTTGTATGAACTCTCTGCCAAGGTTGATTGAAATACCCAGTTATCCATATCTCTTTCTCTTCCTTCCATCTGTTAGGTCTATCCTCTATATATTGGAAACTACCTTGTTGAGGCAAAATATCTCTTGCGTGATAACCAGCACCTCCTTGAGTTTTAAGCCGAGTTTTACACCACCCTTCATCAGGCCAGTATGCTAAAGACATAGGTTTGGTATCAAAAAAAAGTTCCATAGCTCCATTCCGTTCTACATTGTACTGTTGCCCTCTATTTAGAAGGTTTCCATAATCGTTTATACCTACCTCTTTAAGGTCTGATACCCATACCTTAGTTTTTACTTCTTTGGGCAACTGTCTTATTATTTTAGGGTCCTTAAGAGGTTTAAAGTTGGTAACCTGTTTACCTCCAATTATCCGCACCTCTTCGCCTGGAAAACTTCTGTATACAATAGGTGCTCCTTCTTCACCTGAATCCTCTTCATTAAACCTTAGCCCTTCTGTAATAAAATATTTGCCACCACGCAAATATACTGTAATACCGCCTTGAGGCATACCTGTGGTCTTTTTAATAGATTGTATTTCTGCTTGAGCTCTTTTGATTGTTTGGAATGGAGAGGTTTTTGTACCTTTATTGGTATCTCTACCTTTTAAAGAAACATATATGTGATACTTTGGACTATTGACACGTTCTACCCGTTTTTCTCTTATACTCTTTTCTATTTCTCCTTCCTTTAAACCCTCTATATTCTCTAAACGGTCAACAAGATCTAATCTGTGGTTTTCATTTAGGTTTTTATTTGCCTCTTCCTGCCTCAAAAGAAGTTCATACACATCTTCTGCTTTCTGATATTTTCTCTCAAGTCGGTAGGTATCTCCTATATACATCTCTGCTTTAAATATCTGGTTTTGAGAAACACCTTCTGTTTTAACAATATCTGAGTATATTTTACGTGCTGAGATATAATTCTTTTCTTCTATATAAAGATTTGCTTGTATAAAAAGAGAATATATTCGGTAGTTTAGAGATAGGTTTGGTATTTTTAGGATTTCGTTATAGGTCTGATGTGCAAGAGAATACTTCTTTTCTAACCTGTAAGTTTCTGCTATATTAAATAAAGAAAGTTGGGTAGCATAATTGAGGTCTTTATATTCTTTGATTTTAAGGTACTCTTTTCTGGCTGAGTTATAATCACGGGAGGTAATGTACGTATCAGCCATCCGTAAATTTTTTTCAACCTCAGATGTAACATCTGCCGATTCTACCCAACCACCCGTTTTAAAGATATTTATAGAAAAACAGAGTAAGAAAACCAAAAAAAAATTGATACTTCTTCTACCAATCATTGACTCCCCTATGTAAAATAATGTGCGTATTTAACAGACGTAATAGCCAAGTTAGCATAAAACTTTATCACATCTTACTATATTTTTCAAATGAACGAATTGCCTCATTAAAAATCTATCTGAAAATATATCGTTGCCTCATTAAAAAATCTATACGAAAATATTCACCTCAAAGGAGGTGGGTAGAATGAAGAAGGAGTTAGAGATGAAGACGAGGCAACAAATAGGGAAGGTGGTAGCAAAGAGATATCAACGAGCAACGAAAAGAGAGATTGTTCTTTTGCAGGGTAAACTATATAATATGGCTATAAAAAAACTCTTTATAATAGAACAAAGGAGCTTAAAACTGAACCTACTTTTAAATAGAAATATTAATGCGGCAACGGGTTTGAAAGTAGTTCTATCAACGCTTAACAATGCTCTTCCTTTGTGATTTTTTGTTGACATAAAACCGCTGTCAACGTAAAGTAGAAAGGGAAGAAGGAGTGATTATGTTTTTTAAAGACCTACTGCTCTTTTTCTTATTGGTGCAGAGTTTAATTCTGATTTTCAGCGAAAAGAACGCCTCAGGGCAGATTGTTTCTCAGGACAGAATATTCCCTGATGCCTGGCAGAACGCCGGAAGCACAATAGATACCAGTCTGCAACAACTTGTTATAAATGTAAGAGACTTTGGAGCAACAGGTAACGGAAAAATCAACGACTACCCTGCTGTTGATTCTGCTATATCCTCTTTAAAAGGAGTTGGAGGAGTAATCTTTTTTCCGGAAGGGACCTACCTGATAAAATCTCCCTTGAATATACCTTCAGGGGTTGTATTGCGGGGTGAATTCCCGAAGAAAAGCCTGCTGATTTTTGATTTTGTTGGAGATGCTATAAAAATATTTGGGAAAAACGTAAATAACTGGACACCTTTAATCTTACCATCCGATATGCATTCAGACAGAATAAGTGTTTCCAACCCGAACCTTTTTTCTGTTGGAGGTTATGCTGTTATAAGACAGGCAAACGACCCTTCCTGGAATATAAAAGACAGGTGGGCAGAATATTCTGCTGGACAGATTATAAATATAACCGATATTAAAGGGAATATCCTCTTTCTTGAAAGACCTTTACGGCATAACTATTCGCTGAAAAGAAACCCTGAGATAGGACCTTTTATCCCAAACGAAAGAAGCGGTGTGGAGAATCTTAAAATAGAAAGACGCATCTCCGGTACCAACAGAGAGAGGGATAACAAACATACCATACACTTTTATTGCGCCTCCAACGGTTGGGTAAAAGGAGTTCACAGCTATAAGGCTTTCGGTAGTCACATTGCTATCACCAACAGTACAAAGGTAGAGGTTACAGGATGCTTCTTTGATGATGCCTGTGAGTATGATACAGGGGGGTCAGGTGGCGGGGTGAGGGTTCAGTCAAGAAGCGGAGAATGTCTGATAGAGAATAATATATTCAGAAAGTTAAGACATTCTATCTTATTGCAATCAGGAGCTAACGGAAACGTTTTTGGTTATAACTACTCCTGTGAAACAAGAAGCAGTTCACACCCGAACTTTGCCGGAGATATATCTCTCCACGGGAACTACCCCTACGCTAACCTTTTTGAAGGGAATATAGTAGAACATATCTGGATAGACCGTTCCCACAAGGGAAGAAACGGGCCCTTCAACACCTTCTTTAGAAACAGGGCAGAAAAGTGCGGCTTTAATATGTCAGACCATAAAGCAGACAACCAGAATATAATAGGTAATGAACTTTTTGGGGGGAATATCCTGTCAAAAATGGCTGTTGGAAACGGATACAGATTAGCAGGAAAAGGACATTTTACTTATGGCAACAATACGATTGCCGGCGGGTTGCAACCGGCTAAAACGAAGGACTTAACTGATTATTCGTACTACTTAAACAGCAACCCTGAAGAAATTCCGGAGAAACCAGAATGGTGGACAATTCCAGACGCTTTCCCGGTTATTGGTCCGCCTCACCCGCTTAAACCTCTTAAAAACAATCCTGCCAGGGCAAGATATATTGCAAATAAACCTATACCTTGCCTAAACAACCCAACCGAAAGCAAAAAATAATGGAATATATTCTTTAAGAGAGGTAATTCAAGAAAATAACTCTTGTAGTAGCTTATAATTTAAATCTTAAATAACTTCCTCAGCTATAACCTTCCAGTTACCTGCACGTTTTACCATATACAGTATTTTTGAAGTGGTGGAAGAAAAATTGCTTGCTTTATATTTCTGTCTGAAAAATACGAGAGTCATCTCTCCAAAAGGAGTTTTACCGTAAGGAAGTATCTGCACATCAGAAAGTTCAACATTAATATATGTTTTCCCTTTATTGACTCCTGCCTTATAAATCTTGTACTGTTTCTTATCTTTACCGCCAGAGTAGAAAGCCTCATCGTAAGTTGCCATATACTTATCTATATCCAAACTTTCCCAACCTGTTTTCCATTTATCAACAGAAGCCAAAACATCATTAAATAATTTAGGTGTAAGTTGAGCTAAATTGTCTTCAATAGAAATAAAAGTCTTTCTTGCAGTTATATATTCCATAAGAGATTTTAGGTCGTTATCATTTAAGACAATACATCCTTCGCTATTATAGGGGGGTCTGTCTATTGGGGTTCCGTGTAACCAAATCCCGTTCCCGCTTCTCTTTAACCTTCTGTCGATATGGTTGGGATAATTCATTGGGTACGCCGCTATTCCATATTTTGCTGGGAGAGAACTTCCATCTATTTTAGATGTAAGAAGGTAAGCGCCATGAGGAGTCTTTTCATCACCTTGCAACTCTTTTGGACCTGAGTTTTTACCAGTAGTGACTGGGAATTTTTTAACTATTTCCATACCTTTATTATCAACATTATACACAAGGAGTTCTTGTTTTCCTTTGTTTACATAAAGAAACGTGTAAGGGATAATTCCGGGCATTACAATAGGTTTTTCAGCAACTGGTTTGGTTACAGGGGAAGGTTTCTCGATAGGAACTTTTTCTTCAAGAGTCTTTTTTGATAAGAGTTGAGATATTTTTTCTTTCTCTCGGGCTGCAAATTCCTGTCTCTTCTGTTTACTGTAAAGAGAATACCGCAACTTGTGAAGTTCAACGCTATCACCCTCTTTGAGCCCTTCATTAATATACAATTCAGCTTTCTTATAGTCACCTCTCTGGATAAGAGCAAGCCCAAGATAATAAAAAAGGTCTTCTTCTTTAACATTTTTCGAGTGGGCTTTTTCAAGAGATTCTATACCTTCTTCATGCCTGTTCATACCAAGATATAGCCTACCAAGCTGGTACCAATAATCACCGTTTTCAGGGGCTATCTTTAGGATTGCAGAGGTAAGTACAATCCTTTCTGTGGGATGTTTTGCTTGTGAGATAAGATGTTCAAGGTGTTCGATTGCCTTTGCTTTATCTTTAAGCATAACCTCAAGAAGCAAATTATCTCCTTCTTTTTCCATACTCATATTATGAAACAATAGAGCAAGTTCTATTTTGGATTCTGATTCACCTCTCCTAATTTTAAGTATAGAGGCGTACTCATTAAGCAACTCTTTATTGCCCGGACTTTTTTTTATTGCCAACTTATATTCTTTAAAAGCCAGTTCAATATATTTTCTTGCTCTGTTTTCAGGGTTAGAATTAGAAATAATCAAGAAAGATATAACAAATACAGCCACAAAAATAATAAATAACGAAAGTATTACCTTTTTCATTTAAAATAAAAGTCGTTCTATATTAAATAAAACAATCCCACAAAAACCTTATGTGGAACTGAGAACTTACTCTTCTATTGTTATAGCTTCTGCTGGACAACTTTCCTGTGCATCTTTTGCTTCCTCAAGAACATCATCAGAAACATCTGTTGTCTTAACTATAGCTTTATCGTCTTTCATTTCAAAAACTTCTGGGCAAATATCCACACACAACCCGCATCCTGTACACTCTTCTACATCAATAGTTATTTTAACCATTTTCTTCTCCTCCTAAATATATATATTACGTTTTAAAAACTTCCTAAATTTTCTGTTAGTTAACTATGTATGGTAAAATATGTAAAATTCTTAACTATTATAACAATATTATGTAATTACGTAAAGAGAGAAATAAATTTATAGCAAAAAGGGAGTTTCAAATGGAAGATTTATCTAAAACAGTGCTTCTACCTAAAACATCGTTTCCAATGAAAGGAAACCTTAATCAAAAAGAACCAGAATTTCTTAAATTGTGGGATTCACAGGATATTTACCAGAAGATGATTAAAAAAAATCAAAACAACGAATATTATCTTTTGCACGATGGCCCTCCTTATGCTAATGGACGTATACATCTTGGAACTGCTCTAAACAAAATTTTGAAAGATGTGGTTGTAAAACATAAATCATTAAGAGGGTTTTATTCTCCTTATAAACCAGGATGGGACTGTCACGGTATGCCTATAGAACACCAGATATTTAAAAAAATGAAGGTTGGAAAAGGTGAAGTTGACGCAATAAAGTTCAGAAAACAAGCAGCAGAA includes:
- a CDS encoding glycoside hydrolase family 55 protein, which gives rise to MFFKDLLLFFLLVQSLILIFSEKNASGQIVSQDRIFPDAWQNAGSTIDTSLQQLVINVRDFGATGNGKINDYPAVDSAISSLKGVGGVIFFPEGTYLIKSPLNIPSGVVLRGEFPKKSLLIFDFVGDAIKIFGKNVNNWTPLILPSDMHSDRISVSNPNLFSVGGYAVIRQANDPSWNIKDRWAEYSAGQIINITDIKGNILFLERPLRHNYSLKRNPEIGPFIPNERSGVENLKIERRISGTNRERDNKHTIHFYCASNGWVKGVHSYKAFGSHIAITNSTKVEVTGCFFDDACEYDTGGSGGGVRVQSRSGECLIENNIFRKLRHSILLQSGANGNVFGYNYSCETRSSSHPNFAGDISLHGNYPYANLFEGNIVEHIWIDRSHKGRNGPFNTFFRNRAEKCGFNMSDHKADNQNIIGNELFGGNILSKMAVGNGYRLAGKGHFTYGNNTIAGGLQPAKTKDLTDYSYYLNSNPEEIPEKPEWWTIPDAFPVIGPPHPLKPLKNNPARARYIANKPIPCLNNPTESKK
- a CDS encoding ferredoxin, producing the protein MVKITIDVEECTGCGLCVDICPEVFEMKDDKAIVKTTDVSDDVLEEAKDAQESCPAEAITIEE
- a CDS encoding L,D-transpeptidase family protein, with amino-acid sequence MKKVILSLFIIFVAVFVISFLIISNSNPENRARKYIELAFKEYKLAIKKSPGNKELLNEYASILKIRRGESESKIELALLFHNMSMEKEGDNLLLEVMLKDKAKAIEHLEHLISQAKHPTERIVLTSAILKIAPENGDYWYQLGRLYLGMNRHEEGIESLEKAHSKNVKEEDLFYYLGLALIQRGDYKKAELYINEGLKEGDSVELHKLRYSLYSKQKRQEFAAREKEKISQLLSKKTLEEKVPIEKPSPVTKPVAEKPIVMPGIIPYTFLYVNKGKQELLVYNVDNKGMEIVKKFPVTTGKNSGPKELQGDEKTPHGAYLLTSKIDGSSLPAKYGIAAYPMNYPNHIDRRLKRSGNGIWLHGTPIDRPPYNSEGCIVLNDNDLKSLMEYITARKTFISIEDNLAQLTPKLFNDVLASVDKWKTGWESLDIDKYMATYDEAFYSGGKDKKQYKIYKAGVNKGKTYINVELSDVQILPYGKTPFGEMTLVFFRQKYKASNFSSTTSKILYMVKRAGNWKVIAEEVI
- a CDS encoding right-handed parallel beta-helix repeat-containing protein, whose protein sequence is MIGRRSINFFLVFLLCFSINIFKTGGWVESADVTSEVEKNLRMADTYITSRDYNSARKEYLKIKEYKDLNYATQLSLFNIAETYRLEKKYSLAHQTYNEILKIPNLSLNYRIYSLFIQANLYIEEKNYISARKIYSDIVKTEGVSQNQIFKAEMYIGDTYRLERKYQKAEDVYELLLRQEEANKNLNENHRLDLVDRLENIEGLKEGEIEKSIREKRVERVNSPKYHIYVSLKGRDTNKGTKTSPFQTIKRAQAEIQSIKKTTGMPQGGITVYLRGGKYFITEGLRFNEEDSGEEGAPIVYRSFPGEEVRIIGGKQVTNFKPLKDPKIIRQLPKEVKTKVWVSDLKEVGINDYGNLLNRGQQYNVERNGAMELFFDTKPMSLAYWPDEGWCKTRLKTQGGAGYHARDILPQQGSFQYIEDRPNRWKEEKEIWITGYFNQPWQRVHTKVTEINFEEKTLFLAPDVRFLKANPHYGIPIYNNVPYKFYNLLSEISMPGEFYVDREEGKLYFYPPDIIEGREIIVSILDEALLTLNETTNIIFNGLTFEGGWRNGISINGGNDNLIAGCKVRNVGQYGLSLEKGWRNGVVGCDICDVGEGGVRVDGGNWKKLIPSRHYVENNHITRFNRFDGGYRPAVRLFGIGNRVSHNLISDSSHQAILMDYNNHIVEYNEIYDVVSEARDAGVIYIYGEPRYLMNRGNILRYNFLHHITEHSSEVPYPNPGINGIYIDALNAGQTIVGNIIYRCTGTGVFTHGSDSRIEDNIFVDNNTSLIFGNRIYVLKTTERVKYWKNNILSNIKYRQPPWSVMYPQLRNINIGGKFMNINDDLYSGNFIGNNIDSFTPFFINPETLDFTIRAGSPVYGNIEHNSIPFEDIGLYKDELRVTWPVKKSPAGKYYKPEWQTPVEDVASKFPTLARVSREQEYEVVKRVNPIKIDGTLNKEEWFGLDKNRAISVMEEHQKGIKREKSGSYLWITYDEENIYLGIESLPDRWKEGLPKEISYAAHEFTIEGAVGKDAWWQEGVPTGPLYVFTGKPDGKFVVHNLFNIPTDIISNIKKQVEYKSVVIDKETSHWTAEWRLPLSILNIELKDNKTCRFNIGSSMRDGWYAWVATGAHIWRVDNAGVIKFK